A single window of Salvia splendens isolate huo1 chromosome 8, SspV2, whole genome shotgun sequence DNA harbors:
- the LOC121744657 gene encoding uncharacterized protein LOC121744657 — translation MSNLAYKCLMETNKLTGSNFTDWLRCLRLVLRHDKVEYVLDKPIGVIPDKESFEFATFDVEAHQKHIDNASDAQCVMLSSMSLELQRQHEHMLPYEMLKHLKSLYASQAQTMEYEILRDLFNCKLHDGSKVSEHVLKMIGLIERLASIGTVLPANVSTNLILQSLPSSFENFIVNFNMNNTKVGLPELHNKLKTYESSTAKVKSVLMVSSSAKSSKWKNK, via the coding sequence ATGTCAAACTTGGCTTACAAATgtttgatggaaacaaacaagttgactgggtcaaatttcacggattGGCTCCGTTGTTTGCGCTTGGTGCTAAGGCATGACAAGGTTGAGTATGTCCTGGACAAACCAATCGGTGTCATCCCCGATAAGGAATCTTTTGAGTTTGCTACGTTTGACGTTGAAGCTCATCAGAAACACATTGATAATGCTTCTGATGCTCAGTGTGTCATGTTGTCATCTATGAGTTTGGAACTGCAAAGACAACATGAACACATGCTTCCATATGAAATGCTAAAGCACTTGAAGAGTTTGTATGCTTCACAAGCTCAAACTATGGAGTATGAGATACTTCGCGATCTCTTCAACTGCAAGCTTCATGATGGAAGCAAGGTTTCTGAGCATGTGCTGAAAATGATTGGTTTGATTGAGAGGTTAGCATCGATTGGAACGGTGCTCCCCGCAAATGTCTCAACAAATCTAATTTTGCAGTCTCTTCCTAGTAGTTTTGAGAATTTCATTGTGAATTTCAACATGAACAACACGAAGGTTGGGCTGCCAGAACTGCACAATAAGCTTAAGACTTATGAGTCTTCCACTGCTAAGGTAAAATCTGTGCTCATGGTGAGCTCTTCTGCGAAGTCTTCGAAATGGAAGAATAAGTAG
- the LOC121744069 gene encoding basic form of pathogenesis-related protein 1-like: protein MTKSLFLIIFFIVVVAAAIAQNSPQDFVDAHNRARAEVGVAPVAWNATVADYAVRYAEKRSGGCELEHSGGPYGENLAEGYREFSAVDGVGLWVGEKPSYDYASNSCVGGECLHYTQVVWRDSTQLGCARKQCRNGWQFVICSYYPPGNYIGQRPY, encoded by the coding sequence ATGACCAAATCCCTCTTCCTAATAATTTTCTTCATCGTCGTCGTCGCTGCCGCCATCGCCCAAAACTCGCCACAGGACTTCGTGGACGCCCACAACCGTGCGCGAGCGGAGGTGGGTGTCGCGCCCGTGGCGTGGAACGCCACCGTGGCCGACTACGCCGTCCGCTACGCAGAGAAGCGGTCCGGCGGATGCGAGCTGGAGCACTCCGGGGGGCCGTACGGCGAGAATCTGGCGGAGGGGTACAGGGAGTTCTCGGCGGTGGACGGCGTGGGGTTGTGGGTGGGCGAGAAGCCGAGCTACGACTATGCCTCCAACTCGTGCGTAGGAGGAGAATGCCTGCACTACACGCAGGTCGTGTGGCGCGACTCCACGCAGTTGGGATGCGCGCGGAAGCAGTGCCGTAACGGCTGGCAGTTCGTCATCTGCAGCTATTATCCGCCGGGAAATTACATCGGCCAACGCCCCTATTAG
- the LOC121744246 gene encoding basic form of pathogenesis-related protein 1-like, with amino-acid sequence MDSSTISLFLTLSFIAAAAGQNSPQEFLGGHNRARAKVGIPPLEWNASVADYALRYAQKSSSDCNLELSMGPYGENLFMGQGQVSAVDAVSVWASESPNYDHASNSCKGGSCLHYTQIVWRASTQLGCALQQCRNGWFFVICSYHPPGNYAGERPY; translated from the coding sequence ATGGACTCTTCCACCATTTCCCTCTTCCTAACACTTTCCTTCATCGCTGCCGCAGCCGGACAAAACTCGCCACAGGAATTCCTGGGCGGCCACAACCGCGCACGAGCGAAGGTAGGCATCCCTCCCCTCGAGTGGAATGCCAGCGTCGCTGACTACGCCCTCCGCTACGCCCAGAAGAGCTCCAGCGACTGCAACCTGGAGCTGTCAATGGGGCCATACGGCGAGAACCTGTTTATGGGGCAGGGGCAGGTTTCGGCGGTGGACGCCGTGAGCGTGTGGGCCAGCGAGAGCCCGAACTATGACCACGCATCCAACTCCTGCAAAGGTGGATCGTGCCTGCACTACACGCAGATTGTGTGGCGCGCCTCCACCCAGCTAGGCTGCGCGCTGCAGCAGTGCCGTAACGGTTGGTTCTTCGTCATCTGCAGCTATCATCCGCCGGGAAATTACGCCGGAGAACGCCCCTACTAG
- the LOC121744658 gene encoding agamous-like MADS-box protein AGL62 — protein MAMMREGGGGGKKKTTQGRKKIEIKKIECLSSRQVTFSERRSGLFKKASELCVLSGAEITIIVHSLGHPSADAVVNPYLGGGGGDSDAAEVDAREFNRHYSDVSKKVEAEKKRRDVIEEEKRAEGCGGGGDMLWWDQDVEGVELDELERYAAALEDLQRNIELRANDLVISHSLPKVVAAASMNPSLFGGENKLGTSFDFENCVVIPHHQGFGYGQF, from the coding sequence ATGGCGATGATGAGAGAGGGCGGCGGCGgggggaagaagaagacgacGCAGGGGCGGAAGAAGATCGAGATCAAGAAGATCGAGTGCTTGAGCAGCCGCCAAGTCACCTTCTCGGAGCGGCGCTCGGGGCTGTTCAAGAAGGCCAGCGAGCTCTGCGTGCTTAGCGGCGCCGAGATCACCATCATCGTCCACTCCCTCGGCCACCCCTCCGCCGACGCCGTCGTCAACCCATAcctcggcggcggcggcggcgatagCGACGCCGCGGAGGTCGACGCCAGGGAATTTAACCGCCACTACTCAGACGTGTCGAAGAAGGTGGAAGCGGAGAAGAAGCGGAGGGACGTGATCGAGGAGGAGAAGAGGGCGGAGGGatgcggaggaggaggagatatGTTGTGGTGGGATCAGGATGTGGAGGGGGTTGAATTGGATGAGCTGGAGCGGTACGCGGCGGCGCTGGAGGATTTGCAGAGGAATATCGAGCTTAGGGCTAACGATCTCGTGATTTCGCACTCGCTGCCGAAGGTGGTCGCCGCCGCGTCGATGAACCCTAGCCTGTTTGGGGGAGAGAATAAGTTGGGGACTAGTTTCGATTTCGAGAACTGCGTTGTAATTCCTCATCATCAAGGGTTTGGATATGGCCAGTTTTGA
- the LOC121744660 gene encoding putative F-box protein At3g16210 codes for MKQDLFVYLPSEIFIDILLRLTLKNISTSKCVCKPWLSLIESDAFLKSQLSKSTPALAVSIPTSDSNWFSIFKLEDEYKHEHKQDPIIKFDFPQASTIQGSANGLLLLKNPFSNHLYVCNPITREYVDLRGSLTRPWGDCYGFGVSKISGRHKVVYLNPKSGCHVYTLETGSSWRAVEVAAPSFYRCYSSIGAFVSGNLHWLVSNKGEGPYDWEMSYVCCFDLETERFSTLSTPPRKRIGFKGKLYALGEYLCFCDDEPYFYNNFIWLLKEREHGEKCWSEVQVIMKEPDYGFFVIIEDLYYGSDAYKRLQPIKVYSNGDMLMFWHEKRFIYYSKETGNVTEIGLFGKMDDDCYYINSILLTPSCLSLKRNLGMENVISF; via the coding sequence ATGAAGCAAGATTTGTTCGTATATCTTCCATCAGAAATCTTCATAGACATCCTATTGAGACTGACTCTTAAAAACATTTCAACTAGCAAATGTGTTTGCAAACCATGGCTCAGTCTCATTGAGAGTGATGCTTTTCTGAAGTCCCAGCTTTCTAAATCCACCCCAGCCCTAGCTGTCTCTATTCCAACGTCAGATTCAAATTGGTTCAGTATTTTCAAACTGGAAGATGAGTACAAGCATGAGCACAAACAGGATCCAATCATCAAGTTTGATTTCCCTCAAGCATCAACTATACAGGGTTCTGCCAATGGTTTGCTTCTTCTAAAAAATCCTTTTAGCAATCATCTTTATGTATGTAATCCAATCACCCGTGAATATGTTGACCTTCGTGGGTCTCTTACTCGCCCTTGGGGAGATTGTTATGGATTTGGAGTGAGTAAAATAAGTGGACGACATAAGGTTGTCTATCTTAATCCTAAATCCGGATGTCATGTATACACTCTTGAAACAGGATCCTCGTGGAGAGCCGTTGAAGTTGCTGCCCCCTCGTTTTATCGGTGTTATAGTTCCATTGGTGCATTTGTTAGTGGCAACCTTCATTGGTTAGTTTCAAATAAGGGGGAGGGGCCTTATGATTGGGAGATGTCTTATGTTTGTTGCTTTGATCTTGAAACAGAACGTTTTAGTACCCTCTCCACGCCTCCTCGTAAAAGAATTGGATTTAAGGGGAAGTTGTATGCTTTGGGGGAATACCTGTGTTTTTGTGATGATGAACCATATTTCTATAATAATTTCATCTGGCTATTGAAGGAACGTGAACATGGCGAGAAATGTTGGAGCGAGGTACAAGTCATTATGAAAGAACCTGATTATGGTTTCTTCGTCATTATAGAAGATCTTTATTATGGTTCAGATGCATATAAACGTCTTCAACCTATCAAAGTTTACAGTAACGGTGACATGTTGATGTTTTGGCATGAGAAACGCTTTATTTACTACTCCAAGGAGACGGGAAATGTTACAGAAATTGGTTTGTTTGGTAAAATGGATGATGATTGTTACTATATTAACTCCATTCTTCTCACTCCAAGTTGTCTTTCACTCAAAAGAAATTTGGGTATGGAGAATGTAATCTCGTTTTAG
- the LOC121743039 gene encoding F-box protein At2g23160-like: MKQDLFVYLPSEIFIDILLRLTLKNISTSKCVCKPWLSLIESDAFLKSQLSKSTPALAVSIPTSDSNWFSIFKLEDEYKHEHKQDPIIKFDFPQASTIQGSANGLLLLKNPFSNHLYVCNPITREYVDLRGSLTRPWGDCYGFGVSKISGRHKVVYLNPKSGCHVYTLETGSSWRAVEVAAPSFYRCYSSIGAFVSGNLHWLVSNKGEGPYDWEMSYVCCFDLETERFSTFSTPPRKRIGFKGKLYALGEYLCFCDDEPYFYDNFIWLLKEREHGEKCWSEVQVIMKEPDYGFFVIIEDLYYGSDAYKRLQPIKVYSNGDMLMFWHEKRFIYYSKETGNVTEIGLFGKMDDDCYYINSILLTPSFLSLKRNLGMENVISF; encoded by the coding sequence ATGAAGCAAGATTTGTTCGTATATCTTCCATCAGAAATCTTCATAGACATCCTATTGAGACTGACTCTTAAAAACATTTCAACTAGCAAATGTGTTTGCAAACCATGGCTTAGTCTCATTGAGAGTGATGCTTTTCTGAAGTCCCAGCTTTCTAAATCCACCCCAGCCCTAGCTGTCTCTATTCCAACGTCAGATTCAAATTGGTTCAGTATTTTCAAACTGGAAGATGAGTACAAGCATGAGCACAAACAGGATCCAATCATCAAGTTTGATTTCCCTCAAGCATCAACTATACAGGGTTCTGCCAATGGTTTGCTTCTTCTAAAAAATCCTTTTAGCAATCATCTTTATGTATGTAATCCAATCACCCGTGAATATGTTGACCTTCGTGGGTCTCTTACTCGCCCTTGGGGAGATTGTTATGGATTTGGAGTGAGTAAAATAAGTGGACGACATAAGGTTGTCTATCTTAATCCTAAATCCGGATGTCATGTATACACTCTTGAAACAGGATCCTCGTGGAGAGCCGTTGAAGTTGCTGCCCCCTCGTTTTATCGGTGTTATAGTTCCATTGGTGCATTTGTTAGTGGCAACCTTCATTGGTTAGTTTCAAATAAGGGGGAGGGGCCTTATGATTGGGAGATGTCTTATGTTTGTTGCTTTGATCTTGAAACAGAACGTTTTAGTACCTTCTCCACGCCTCCTCGTAAAAGAATTGGATTTAAGGGGAAGTTGTATGCTTTGGGGGAATACCTGTGTTTTTGTGATGATGAACCATATTTCTATGATAATTTCATCTGGCTATTGAAGGAACGTGAACATGGCGAGAAATGTTGGAGCGAGGTACAAGTCATTATGAAAGAACCTGATTATGGTTTCTTCGTCATTATAGAAGATCTTTATTATGGTTCAGATGCATATAAACGTCTTCAACCTATCAAAGTTTACAGTAACGGTGACATGTTGATGTTTTGGCATGAGAAACGCTTTATTTACTACTCCAAGGAGACGGGAAATGTTACAGAAATTGGTTTGTTTGGTAAAATGGATGATGATTGTTACTATATTAACTCCATTCTTCTCACTCCAAGTTTTCTTTCACTCAAAAGAAATTTGGGTATGGAGAATGTAATctctttttag